Below is a genomic region from Macaca thibetana thibetana isolate TM-01 chromosome 1, ASM2454274v1, whole genome shotgun sequence.
ttcgagaaggagtcccgctctgttgcccaggctggagcacagtggcacagtctcggctcactgcaagccctgccttccaggttcatgccattctcttgcctcagcctcccaagtaactgggactacaggtgcccaccaccatgcccagctaatttttttgtattttgcatagagatgggtttcactgtgttagccaggatggtctcgatcgcctgacctcgtgatccacccgcctcggcctcccaaagtgctgggattacaggcatgagccaccacgcccagccgactGTATGCTCTTCTATTGTGTTAttaaggttggtgcaaaagtagttgtggTTTGGGGCATGCTTTTAATGGCAATTagttttgcactaacctaatatcTGTAGCACCAGGttcagtgcctggtacataataggaATTTCACCATTGAATAAATTATCATGGAACTCTTCCCTCTTCATCATTTATGTATGGGATGTGCAAGTAAAATAAGGGAAAGGAAAGTTAAGCATTTCCTCCATTTTTTGGCCACTGAAAATGCCTCTCATCCCAACAGTTCGCCCAGGGATTCAGGACTCCTTACTCCAGGTTTCGGTAGTTTTCTGAGGGGAACAGGGGTCACCTTCTGGACATCTGGAATGTGGTTCTTCCTGAAGAAGGTTTGGTCTCAACCACATTTCAGCATCATGTACTTAATGTTGTAGTTAGATGAATCTATTTCAAATGATCCTCAAAGGAATGGAGGTATTTGGTAGAAGATTCTTGTCACTTTACTGCATCCCCTGAGCCCAGTGTCCTCAGAGTGGTAACAACACTACTGATTAAAACATAGCATCACTGTGTTTctaagagggaggaaagaggcagGGAGGTGAGAAAACATCCCATCACACTGATTCTGCTTATTCTGCTGTACTACTGTGTTGTCATAACGGTGAATCCCTTTGTCTCTGCCGTCGGGGTTTTGAGGCTCAAATTTCAACACTGCCACCGCCTTAcagtgtgatcttgagcaaattgcttcatttttctatctttcaatactctcatttgtaaaatgagagcaATAATATAGTATCTCAGAGTATTAGTTGAATGATTAAtgcaattatatttataaaaaatcagAACAGTGCCTAACACAGTTGTGGCcgaaaagcactcaataaatattagctgattGGCCACTGTTTTCCTTTGTGCCCCCAGCTTTGCTGAGTTCTCAACAGCCCCTTACTCAGACTTCAGCAGGGCCTCCTGTCCTCATACTGTGTCACACTGTATTGTCCTCCTTTACTGACCACTGTCCCTCACTAAAGTGTAAGCTTTCAAGGCTGTTTGCCCCATTTTTGCATTCTGactgcctagcacagtgcctgacatgtaaGAGTAATTAGATGTTGGGGGAATTATGAAAATTTGCAATGGTAGAACCTCCATTTCATAAGCCCTGCATCAATTATAAACCCTAAGTGTTCAGTGCTGATATCATGAGTACTTATTGTACAATTACTTTATGGACCCCTGCATTCTCTTCTAAATGGGTGATAGGGAACACTGGACAGGAGCAAAAGGCTCCACACTGACCAATAATCCTGATAGCAcctatcatttattgaatgatcTCTGTGACAATCCTATGCTAAAGGTTCAATCACATGCAGTTGCTATTTTTGCAGGCCAAATATTGGCAGTTTCAAAGGGCTCAATCTAATACTGtatgtatcttaattttttttattctaccATAGTAGAGTGAGGTTTTAACCTCagttagagatgagaaaactgagacttgtCAAGGTTAGTGACTTGCCAAGGTCCCATAGCTAGTAGGTGGTGGAAGCAAGGCTGGGCCCATCCCAGATGCAGCTCAAAGCTACATCCCAGAGCTGATGCTTTGAGGCACCACAAGGCGAGGGAAGCTGGCTGCCCTGAGGTGCTCTCAGTGTAGTTCTGAAGACACAGCCATGTCTCAGGAAACTCCCAAAGTAAACACAAAGCTGAATATATGCAGTACTAAGTTGGATTCAATTTCCTGAGACAGTGAAGGAAGCCAGCGTGTCCTGTTCAAAGTTAACAGAGAAGGGCATAGGCTCTGGAAAAAGTCTAACAATGCAACATGCCCTCAGAACATCTTGATTGTCattttcttgtacattttctgGCCTTGGCTTCAGGTCCTAATTACATTATCTTCAAACAGCAACTAGAAATATTGCTCATTAAACATGAACACGGGAATGTTTAATTTGTTAGGATGTAGGTGTTTTGAAAGCAAATCATTGGTTCAGGGCATTGAACTGAGCGCTGCCATTGGAGTTGTCTTTGGTGAACACCATGTCCCAGCCAGAACTTCGCCAGGATGCGTATTCACTGCAGATGAGAGAAGAACCTAGGCCCTGCAATTCCTAGATGAGGTCTGTGCCTCTGAGCTTGAGGCTTTCTTTATGTTTACGAAAATGGGACAACTGAGTTTCTCTTCCTCATCCGTTAAAATAGAAGAAGCAATCCTAATTGTCATTTCAAAATTATGGCCTCTAAGGAGTTACAATCAGCATGTCATTTCCCATATGATGCTTAGTTGATGTTTATTTAGGATAAACATATTTGTACAGCATCCAAGAATTCTAATCAGTGTTTAACTTTCAATAAGGTGAGTTAAGAGCATCACAACTAGTTTCACAGCAATTTGCAGGATAGTCTTTGCTTCAACTTGGGAGTAACTTTGGACTCAAAAATACCTAGTTTTGAAAGCTAAAAGCACGACTTTATTACTTGCTAGGAATACAGGGCAACTTTGGACAAATTTGTTAACATCTGTATGCTTGagtatcttcatctgtaaaatgaccaTGAGAGCAACCTTGCTGGGTTGATGTGTCGATTTGGTTATTTAATATCAGTAAAGCCCTTAGTCCAGTGTTTCACAGATCGGTGCTAACTCCCTTTTGCTCTTGTCCAGTGTTCCCTGTCACCCATTTGGAAAAGAACACTAGGGTCCATAAAGTAACAGCAGAAGGGATATACTCTGACATGacggggaggagaggagagatgggTGCCCTTCTCCCAAGGCAGGGAAGTAGCCTGCTGGTACTGAGTGAGGGTTAAGCCCTTTGCCCCTGACAGTGTCCTTCTCCCCCTGCCTTCCAGCCCCTGAAAATGCACTGCAGGGACTGTGCCCTGGTGACCAGCTCAGGGCATCTGCTGCACAGTCGGCAAGGCTCCCAGATTGACCAGACAGAGTGTGTCATCCGCATGAACGACGCCCCCACACGCGGCTATGGGCGCGACGTGGGCAATCGCACCAGCCTGAGGGTCATCGCGCATTCCAGCATCCAGAGGATCCTCCGCAACCGCCACGACCTGCTCAATGTGAGCCAGGGTACCGTGTTCATCTTCTGGGGCCCCAGCAGCTACATGCGGCGGGACGGCAAGGGCCAGGTCTACAACAACCTGCATCTCCTGAGCCAGGTGCTGCCCCGGCTGAAGGCCTTCATGATTACTCGCCACAAGATGCTGCAGTTTGATGAGCTCTTCAAGCAGGAGACTGGCAAAGACAGGTACAAAGGCACAGGGAAGAAGATGCAGGGGAGGGTGAGGATAAGTCATCGTTGGCTGACTCACCCAAAGCAAAGCTTTTGCTACAGGTTTTTGTTGTGGGCTCCACTGCTCATGTCATTGCTAGAGTTCACTTGTAGGGTCCTCTGTGTGACTGGGCTACTCAAGCTGACTTTACAAGGCAAAGTGAAAAGAAGCATGGAGATAATTATATGGATATTTCAGGGCCTTATTTTTGAGGAAGAGGCTACACAGCTACTGGCCTTCATTGGTTAAAAGTGCAATATAACAGTTTTATTGCATTTCAGTTTACTTGCATGAacacttaccaaaaaaaaaagtgtgtgggttttttttttccatcaaaggcaaacatttatttagtcaaccaatatttattgagtgcccactaCTTGCTCAGCACTGCTTGGTCCTAGGGAAACAGTCAAACACAAGAGCCCACCCTCCAAGTATATAAAGTCTTGGACACTTACCAAGTAGTAACCAGTGCACTGAGGGTCTTGTGAGGGAAGAAAATGGTGCTGTAGACATGCCCTGGGCCCCAGTCCGTGGAAACCCAAACTGTTAGCTACAACTCCATATTAAGACATGAAATCAATGTAGCGAGGcactgaaagatttttttctaaagtaatgggaagaatgggataaaatggaacagagtagaatagaaaatatattatcaGCATTCATCCCACACAGTAAGTTAGGCAAGGTATTGTTTCATGAAACTTTTATTTCGGTTTGATAGAGATGGAGATAGATGGATAGGGATTTCTTCTccaagtgatgaaaatgttctgaaattagtggtgatggttgcacagtcctgtgaatgtaaaataaatatcactgaattacacactttagaaaatgaaattaaaactgtgtgtgtgtgtgcctcaaTCACgatgtaaaaatgtatttttcactatAGGTTGAAAGATTTTGGAAATTACTGGTCTGGGAGATGAGGAAAATGCTTTCTCAAAAAGATATACATAAGCTGAGACCCAGGGCAACAAGTCTTGGATAAAGTAAAGGAtctgggagtgggagggagaaaCCTCCCTGGAGGTCCGGGGAATCAGGTGTGAGAGAACATGCAGTGGGTTGGAGAAAAGCCCCCTGTGGCTGCAGTCAGGAGaacttgggggtgggggtgacacAAGGTGAAGAAGAGAGGTGAAAAGACGTCAGCTGGACAAATCTAGGTGAAGAAAGGACAATGAAGAATCAAGGGCCACTAGAGAGTACAGCTCTGGGTTGGaactctggctctgtcactctcTAGTTGTGAGGACCTGGACAAGTTATCCAATCTTTTAGAGTCTCAGTGACCTTACTGTGAAAAGGGGATAGTGACTACCAATCACTGGAGGGACTGGTCTAATAATCAAATTACCTCATTTCTTTAATTCTAAAACCTGTACTGTTATACATTTATGTTGTAATTTATCCCTCTTACAAAAATTGTTACTGAGTCAATTGCTTATCTTTAAACTAAAGGAGAGTCAGActtagtggtgcatgcctataatcccagctacttgggaggctgaggcaggaagatgacttgagcccaggagttcaaatccagtatgagcaatatagcaagatcccatctcataaaatttttttttaaataaagtgataTGATAAATGCAATAAAGAGTATAAAGTAATAAATCCATTATTTGGCTAGCAACTCATTATTAGAGAATAGTCTCAAAGAAAGACTTAAATCCAGTACCCCCAAATTCTTTGTGAAGAAGAgctaaatagtttttaaatcctAGAAACCTTGTGACTAGTCAAGGGCTGGCCCAGGCAGGAGTGGGCATGGGTCtggtggaggaaggaggaag
It encodes:
- the ST6GALNAC5 gene encoding alpha-N-acetylgalactosaminide alpha-2,6-sialyltransferase 5 isoform X3, with protein sequence MKTLMRHGLAVCLALTTMCTSLLLVYSNLGGQKERPPQQQQQQQQQQASATGSSLPAAESSPQPRPGVPAGPRPLDGYLGVADHKPLKMHCRDCALVTSSGHLLHSRQGSQIDQTECVIRMNDAPTRGYGRDVGNRTSLRVIAHSSIQRILRNRHDLLNVSQGTVFIFWGPSSYMRRDGKGQVYNNLHLLSQVLPRLKAFMITRHKMLQFDELFKQETGKDRYPTLGSALAGSQ